One genomic segment of Aquipluma nitroreducens includes these proteins:
- the rplJ gene encoding 50S ribosomal protein L10, whose protein sequence is MKRSEKYEIISSLTEQINLSTHFYLTDIEGLNADKTSNLRRLCNKQQVELVVVKNTLLRKALEASNKNAEELYDVLKGNTSVMFCENANTPAKLIKDFKKKNKMPILKGAYVQESVYVGENQLDVLVSIKSKNELLGEVIGLLQSPIKNVLGGLQSGGNIIHGVLKTLGERE, encoded by the coding sequence ATGAAAAGATCAGAAAAATACGAAATCATCAGTAGTCTTACGGAGCAGATTAATTTATCAACTCATTTTTATTTGACTGACATTGAAGGTCTGAATGCTGATAAAACCAGTAATTTAAGACGTTTGTGTAATAAACAGCAAGTGGAATTGGTTGTTGTGAAGAATACCCTCTTGCGTAAAGCGTTGGAAGCATCAAACAAAAATGCTGAAGAACTTTATGATGTACTAAAAGGTAATACATCGGTTATGTTTTGCGAGAATGCTAATACTCCTGCAAAACTGATAAAAGACTTCAAAAAGAAAAACAAGATGCCTATTTTAAAAGGTGCCTATGTTCAGGAGTCTGTATATGTTGGCGAAAACCAATTGGATGTATTAGTTTCTATTAAGTCTAAAAATGAACTTCTTGGTGAAGTTATCGGATTACTGCAATCTCCAATTAAAAATGTATTGGGTGGCTTGCAATCAGGTGGCAATATCATTCATGGAGTGTTGAAGACATTGGGAGAAAGAGAATAA
- the rplL gene encoding 50S ribosomal protein L7/L12 yields the protein MADLKKLAEELVNLTVKEVNELAGILKSEYGIEPAAAAVAVAAAGPAEEAEEKVQTEFDVILKAAGQSKLAVVKLVKELTGLGLKEAKEVVDGAPKAIKEKVSKDEAESLKSQLEEAGAEVELK from the coding sequence ATGGCAGATTTAAAAAAGCTTGCGGAAGAGTTAGTTAACTTAACTGTAAAAGAAGTAAATGAATTAGCCGGAATTTTAAAGTCGGAATACGGTATTGAACCTGCTGCTGCTGCTGTTGCTGTTGCTGCTGCTGGCCCTGCTGAAGAAGCAGAAGAAAAAGTTCAAACTGAATTCGATGTTATTCTGAAAGCTGCTGGTCAATCAAAATTGGCAGTTGTAAAATTGGTTAAGGAATTAACAGGTCTTGGTTTGAAAGAGGCTAAAGAAGTAGTTGATGGTGCTCCAAAAGCAATCAAAGAAAAAGTTTCTAAAGACGAGGCTGAATCATTAAAAAGTCAATTAGAAGAAGCTGGAGCTGAAGTTGAACTTAAATAA
- the rpoB gene encoding DNA-directed RNA polymerase subunit beta has protein sequence MSVKIENQRISFSSTKTVFDYPDFLEVQIKSFIEFFQLGTTPDQRKEEGLSRVFEENFPITDTRNNFVLEFVDYNVDPPRYTIDECIERGLTFSVPLKAKLKLYCTDPEHEDFDTVVQDVYLGTVPYMTPRGSFIINGAERIVVSQLHRSPGVFFGQSMHANGTKLYSARIIPFKGSWIEFATDINSVMFAYIDRKKKLPVTTLLRAIGFESDKDILEIFDLADEIKVSKSGLKKIVGRKLAARVLKTWVEDFVDEDTGEVVSIERNEVVIDREVVIENDHIDEIVDSGAKTILLHKEDQNLQDYAIIYNTLQKDPCNSEKEAVLHIYRQLRNAEPPDDATARDVIDKLFFSEKRYDLGQVGRYRINKKLGLNIEMNVQVLTKEDIIEIIKYLIKLVNSKTDVDDIDHLSNRRVRTVGEQMYNQFGVGLARMARTIRERMNVRDNEVFTPIDLINSKTLSSVINSFFGTNALSQFMDQTNPLAELTNKRRMSALGPGGLSRERAGFEVRDVHFTHYGRLCPIETPEGPNIGLISSLCVFAKVTDLGFISTPYRKVVDGKVDLTVEGTVYLTAEEEEGKVIAQANAPIDNDGNFINARVKSRLDGDYPIVPKADVNLMDVGPNQIASVAASLITFLEHDDANRALMGSNMMRQAVPLLRPEAPIVGTGLEARSAIDSRVLVVAEDNGVVEYVDADEIHIRYDKTEEERYVSFDPEIVVYRVSKFQKTNQGTVVDLKPIVAKGDRIAKGQVLTEGYATHGGELALGRNLKVAFMPWQGYNYEDAIVISERVVREDVFTSIHVDEYSLEVRDTKRGVEEFTSDIPNVSEEATKNLDENGLIRIGAVVKPGDILIGKITPKGESDPSPEEKLLRAIFGDKAGDVKDASLKASPSLNGTIIDKKLFSRVVKDKKGKMATKPLLDSIDEEFDRGASALRAKLEDKLFTLVNGKTSQGVRDYYGGDIIGKGVKFTLKQLQEIDYLTINPSKWTTDKEKNDMIFALINNYIMKYKELEAVSKRKRYNVTIGDELPAGIIQLAKVYVAKKRKLQIGDKMAGRHGNKGIVSRIVRDEDMPFLEDGTPVDIVLNPLGVPSRMNLGQIYETVLAWAGKELGLKFATPIFDGATLDQVCEYTDKAGVPRYGKTYLRDGGTGEPFDQPATVGIIYMLKLGHMVEDKMHARSIGPYSLITQQPLGGKAQFGGQRFGEMEVWALEAFGASNILQEILTVKSDDVLGRAKAYESIVKGEPMPAAGIPESLNVLLHELRGLGLSVNLD, from the coding sequence ATGTCAGTAAAAATTGAAAACCAGAGGATTAGCTTTTCTTCAACCAAAACTGTCTTTGATTATCCTGATTTCCTGGAAGTACAAATAAAGTCCTTCATTGAGTTTTTTCAATTGGGAACAACTCCGGATCAGCGTAAAGAAGAAGGTTTAAGTCGGGTATTTGAAGAGAATTTCCCAATTACCGATACCAGAAATAACTTCGTTCTAGAATTTGTTGACTATAATGTCGATCCACCCCGTTATACTATCGATGAATGTATCGAGCGTGGCCTGACTTTTAGTGTTCCGTTAAAAGCAAAATTAAAGTTGTATTGTACCGATCCTGAGCATGAGGATTTTGATACAGTAGTTCAGGATGTATATCTTGGAACTGTTCCTTACATGACTCCAAGAGGTTCGTTTATCATTAACGGAGCCGAACGAATTGTTGTTTCCCAATTGCATCGTTCTCCTGGAGTATTCTTCGGACAGAGCATGCATGCCAACGGAACAAAACTTTATTCAGCCAGGATTATTCCTTTTAAAGGATCATGGATTGAGTTTGCAACAGACATTAATAGTGTCATGTTCGCTTATATCGATCGTAAGAAAAAATTACCAGTAACCACATTGCTTCGTGCAATTGGATTTGAAAGTGACAAGGATATCCTTGAGATTTTCGACCTCGCTGATGAAATTAAGGTATCAAAATCTGGTTTAAAGAAAATCGTTGGTCGTAAACTGGCTGCCCGTGTTCTTAAAACTTGGGTTGAAGATTTCGTTGATGAAGATACAGGTGAAGTGGTATCTATCGAACGAAATGAAGTTGTTATCGACCGCGAGGTTGTTATTGAGAACGATCATATTGACGAAATCGTTGATTCTGGGGCAAAAACTATTTTGCTGCATAAGGAAGACCAGAATCTTCAGGATTATGCCATTATATATAATACTCTTCAGAAAGACCCTTGTAATTCTGAAAAAGAAGCAGTACTTCATATTTACAGGCAGTTGCGTAACGCAGAACCGCCTGACGATGCTACTGCCAGGGATGTAATCGACAAATTATTCTTTTCTGAAAAAAGATACGATCTTGGTCAGGTTGGACGATACAGGATCAACAAAAAGTTGGGTCTGAATATCGAGATGAATGTTCAGGTACTGACTAAGGAAGATATTATTGAAATTATTAAATATTTGATCAAGCTTGTTAATTCAAAGACTGATGTTGATGATATTGACCACTTGAGTAACCGTCGTGTTCGTACTGTTGGAGAACAAATGTACAATCAGTTTGGCGTTGGGTTGGCCCGTATGGCTCGTACCATCCGCGAACGAATGAATGTACGCGACAATGAAGTATTTACGCCAATTGATCTGATCAATTCGAAGACTTTATCTTCGGTGATCAATTCATTCTTTGGAACAAATGCATTATCTCAGTTTATGGATCAGACCAATCCATTGGCTGAGCTAACAAATAAAAGACGTATGTCGGCACTCGGACCTGGTGGTCTTTCACGCGAAAGAGCAGGGTTCGAAGTTCGTGACGTTCACTTTACCCACTACGGACGTTTATGTCCGATTGAAACTCCTGAAGGGCCAAACATTGGTTTGATTTCTTCGCTTTGTGTTTTTGCAAAAGTTACTGATTTAGGTTTTATATCTACCCCATATCGTAAAGTCGTCGATGGTAAAGTTGACCTTACAGTCGAAGGTACAGTTTACTTGACAGCTGAAGAAGAAGAAGGAAAAGTAATTGCTCAGGCAAATGCGCCCATCGATAATGATGGAAACTTTATTAATGCAAGAGTAAAATCACGTTTGGATGGTGATTATCCAATTGTGCCAAAAGCTGATGTAAATCTGATGGACGTTGGTCCAAACCAAATTGCATCTGTTGCCGCATCGTTGATCACTTTCCTTGAACATGATGATGCGAACCGTGCGTTGATGGGATCAAACATGATGCGTCAGGCAGTTCCACTGCTTCGTCCGGAAGCTCCTATCGTTGGAACCGGTCTTGAAGCTCGTTCTGCTATCGATTCACGTGTATTGGTTGTTGCCGAGGATAACGGGGTTGTTGAATATGTTGATGCTGACGAAATTCATATTCGTTACGATAAAACGGAAGAAGAGCGCTATGTAAGCTTCGATCCTGAAATTGTAGTTTACCGTGTTTCTAAATTCCAGAAGACTAACCAGGGAACAGTAGTTGACCTTAAACCGATTGTTGCAAAAGGCGATCGTATTGCAAAAGGACAGGTATTGACCGAAGGATATGCAACTCATGGCGGAGAATTGGCATTGGGTCGTAACCTGAAAGTGGCTTTCATGCCTTGGCAGGGTTATAACTATGAGGATGCAATCGTAATTTCCGAACGTGTTGTTCGCGAAGATGTATTTACCTCGATTCACGTTGACGAATATTCGTTGGAAGTTCGCGACACCAAACGTGGCGTTGAAGAATTTACTTCTGATATTCCGAATGTGAGCGAAGAAGCTACCAAAAATCTGGATGAAAATGGATTAATTCGTATTGGAGCAGTCGTAAAACCAGGTGATATCCTGATTGGAAAAATTACTCCTAAAGGCGAATCAGATCCCTCTCCGGAAGAAAAATTGCTTCGTGCAATCTTTGGTGACAAAGCCGGTGATGTGAAAGATGCTTCTTTAAAAGCGTCTCCATCATTGAACGGAACAATCATTGATAAAAAACTATTCTCAAGGGTAGTAAAAGATAAAAAAGGCAAGATGGCTACTAAACCTTTGCTCGATTCAATCGACGAAGAGTTTGACCGTGGTGCATCTGCTTTACGTGCAAAACTCGAAGATAAACTTTTCACTTTGGTGAATGGTAAGACTAGCCAGGGTGTAAGAGACTATTATGGTGGCGACATCATTGGTAAAGGTGTGAAATTCACTTTAAAACAACTTCAGGAAATTGATTATCTGACGATTAATCCATCCAAATGGACGACAGATAAAGAGAAGAACGATATGATTTTCGCTCTGATCAACAATTACATCATGAAGTATAAAGAATTGGAAGCTGTTTCAAAAAGGAAGCGCTACAATGTGACCATTGGAGATGAACTCCCTGCCGGTATCATTCAGTTAGCTAAGGTTTACGTTGCTAAAAAACGTAAACTTCAGATTGGAGATAAGATGGCGGGTCGTCACGGAAACAAGGGTATCGTATCGCGTATTGTTCGCGATGAAGATATGCCATTCCTTGAAGATGGAACTCCGGTTGATATCGTGTTGAACCCACTAGGGGTACCTTCACGTATGAACTTGGGACAGATTTACGAAACTGTTTTGGCTTGGGCCGGAAAAGAATTGGGATTGAAATTTGCAACTCCGATTTTTGATGGTGCAACCCTTGATCAGGTTTGTGAATATACTGATAAGGCTGGCGTTCCTCGCTATGGTAAAACATATTTGCGCGACGGTGGTACTGGTGAACCTTTTGACCAACCGGCAACTGTAGGTATTATCTACATGCTGAAACTGGGTCACATGGTTGAAGATAAAATGCATGCCCGTTCAATCGGACCATATTCATTGATTACACAGCAACCTTTGGGCGGTAAAGCTCAGTTTGGAGGTCAGCGTTTCGGGGAAATGGAAGTTTGGGCACTCGAAGCATTCGGTGCATCGAACATTCTCCAGGAAATTTTGACTGTAAAATCAGATGACGTATTAGGCAGAGCTAAAGCTTACGAATCAATTGTTAAAGGAGAACCAATGCCAGCAGCAGGTATTCCTGAATCATTGAACGTATTGCTGCACGAATTACGTGGTCTTGGGTTGAGTGTGAACTTGGATTAA
- the rpoC gene encoding DNA-directed RNA polymerase subunit beta', with protein sequence MAFRKDNKVKSSFAKIGISLASPEEVLERSHGEVLKPETINYRTYKPERDGLFCERIFGPVKDYECHCGKYKRIRYKGIVCDRCGVEVTEKKVRRERMGHISLVVPVAHIWYFKSLPNKIGYLLGLPTKKLDAIIYYERYVVINAGIKAQDGVKYLDFLTEEEYLDILDTLPKENQYLDDSDPNKFIARMGADALYTLLQRLELDEMSFDLRHRANTETSQQRKNEALKRLNVVEAFRASKNINRPEWMIVKVVPVIPPDLRPLVPLDGGRFATSDLNDLYRRVIIRNNRLKRLIEIKAPEVILRNEKRMLQEAVDSLFDNSRKSNAVKTENNRALKSLSDSLKGKQGRFRQNLLGKRVDYSARSVIVVGPKLKLHECGIPKDMAAELFKPFIIRKLIERGIVKTVKSAKKIVDRKDPVVWDILENVLKGHPVMLNRAPTLHRLSIQAFQPVLVEGKAIQLHPLVCTGFNADFDGDQMAVHVPLGNAAVLEAQMLMLASHNLLNPANGAPITVPSQDMVLGLYYMTKPRAGARGEGMVFYSTEEVVIAYNENVIDLHAIVKVKVVDVDENGEMFKHIIETSVGRIIFNQVVPKEVGYINQLLTKKSLRTIISDIYKKTGNAVTVKFLDDIKDLGYMMAYRGGLSFNLSDVVVPFDKKEIVDAGYNEVEEVMMNYNMGFITNNERYNQVIDIWTHANAKLTNSVMKTLSTDRQGFNSVYMMLDSGARGSKEQIRQLCGMRGLMAKPQKSGSTGSQIIENPILANFKEGLSVLEYFISTHGARKGLADTALKTADAGYLTRRLVDVAQDVIIQEEDCGTLRGLIASAIKNNEEVVASLTERILGRSTVHDIYNPLSGELIVASGEIITDEVAHKIEESPIETVEIRSVLTCESKIGVCAKCYGLNLAGSTMVQRGEAVGVIAAQSIGEPGTQLTLRTFHVGGIAGNISTQSMIESKYDGVAEIEELRVVEQLNDTGVKTYIVVSRLAELRIIDKNTRIQLSTHNIPYGSKLYIENGQEVKKGMMICEWDPYNGVIITEFKGKVAFEQVIDGVTYREESDEQTGYKEKVIIETRDKTKNPGLRILDEKGDTIRTYNLPVAGHMAVEDGQIVEAGAVLVKIPRAAGKAGDITGGLPRVTELFEARNPSNPAVVSEIDGEISLGKIKRGNREIVVTSKTGEVKRYLVPLSRQILVQENDYIRAGTPLSDGATTPSDILAIKGPTAVQEYILNEVQDVYRMQGVKINDKHYEVIIRQMMRKVEIDDPGDTRFLEKQIVDKHEFLHENDWIYNKKVVVDAGDSDSLKPGMIITSRRLRDENSNLRRRDKKLVEANDAVPATSSQILQGITRAALQTRSWLSAASFQETTKVLNEAAIHGKVDYLDGLKENVICGHLIPAGTGLKEYKNLVVGSRDEYDKMVEVKDSDRY encoded by the coding sequence ATGGCATTCAGAAAAGACAATAAAGTTAAAAGTAGCTTTGCCAAAATTGGTATCAGTCTGGCTTCACCCGAAGAAGTTCTTGAACGTTCACATGGGGAAGTATTGAAACCTGAAACGATAAATTACCGGACTTATAAACCTGAGCGCGATGGATTGTTCTGCGAACGTATCTTCGGACCAGTAAAGGATTATGAGTGTCATTGCGGTAAATACAAACGGATTCGCTACAAGGGTATTGTTTGCGACCGTTGTGGGGTGGAAGTAACCGAGAAAAAAGTCCGTCGCGAACGTATGGGCCACATTTCTCTGGTTGTTCCGGTTGCCCACATCTGGTATTTCAAATCGTTGCCAAACAAAATTGGTTACCTTTTGGGATTACCAACCAAAAAGTTGGATGCAATTATTTACTACGAAAGATACGTGGTAATTAATGCTGGTATTAAAGCTCAGGATGGTGTAAAATATCTTGACTTCTTAACAGAAGAAGAATATTTGGACATCCTTGATACATTGCCAAAGGAAAATCAGTATCTGGATGATTCAGATCCGAACAAATTCATCGCTCGTATGGGTGCTGATGCGTTGTACACTTTGTTACAACGTCTCGAATTGGATGAAATGTCGTTCGATCTTCGTCACCGGGCAAATACTGAAACTTCACAACAACGTAAAAACGAAGCATTGAAACGTTTGAACGTAGTTGAAGCTTTCCGTGCCAGCAAAAATATCAATCGTCCTGAATGGATGATTGTAAAAGTTGTTCCGGTAATTCCACCTGATTTACGTCCGTTGGTTCCATTGGATGGTGGCCGTTTCGCTACCTCCGATTTGAACGACTTGTACCGTAGGGTGATTATCCGCAACAACCGTTTGAAACGACTGATTGAAATTAAAGCTCCGGAAGTGATCTTACGTAACGAAAAACGTATGCTTCAGGAAGCTGTCGATTCATTGTTCGATAATTCAAGAAAATCAAATGCTGTTAAAACAGAGAATAACCGCGCATTAAAATCATTGTCCGACAGTTTGAAAGGGAAACAAGGTCGTTTCCGTCAGAACTTGTTAGGTAAACGTGTCGATTATTCAGCTCGTTCGGTAATTGTCGTCGGACCGAAACTGAAACTTCACGAATGTGGTATTCCGAAAGATATGGCTGCTGAGCTTTTCAAACCATTTATCATCAGGAAACTGATTGAACGTGGAATTGTAAAGACAGTAAAATCGGCCAAGAAAATTGTTGACCGTAAAGATCCTGTAGTTTGGGATATTTTGGAAAACGTATTAAAAGGACATCCTGTAATGCTGAACCGTGCGCCTACGCTGCACCGTTTGTCTATTCAGGCATTCCAACCAGTATTAGTTGAAGGAAAAGCTATTCAGTTGCACCCACTCGTTTGTACCGGTTTCAACGCCGACTTCGACGGTGACCAGATGGCTGTTCACGTACCGCTTGGAAATGCTGCTGTTCTGGAAGCTCAGATGTTGATGCTTGCATCACACAACTTGCTGAACCCAGCGAACGGCGCTCCTATCACAGTGCCTTCTCAGGACATGGTTTTGGGTCTGTATTACATGACCAAACCTCGTGCTGGTGCTCGTGGCGAAGGAATGGTTTTCTATTCTACTGAAGAAGTTGTTATTGCTTACAACGAAAATGTAATTGACCTTCACGCCATTGTAAAAGTGAAAGTTGTTGATGTTGATGAGAATGGAGAAATGTTCAAACACATCATTGAAACATCTGTAGGTCGGATTATTTTCAATCAGGTTGTTCCAAAAGAAGTTGGCTACATTAATCAGCTGCTGACTAAAAAATCACTTCGAACAATTATCTCTGATATCTACAAGAAGACAGGTAATGCTGTAACCGTTAAGTTCCTTGATGACATTAAGGATTTGGGTTATATGATGGCATACCGTGGTGGTCTTTCGTTTAATTTGAGCGATGTTGTTGTTCCGTTTGACAAGAAAGAAATTGTTGATGCAGGTTACAACGAAGTGGAAGAAGTGATGATGAACTACAACATGGGTTTCATCACCAATAACGAACGTTACAATCAGGTTATCGATATATGGACACATGCCAATGCCAAGCTGACCAATTCGGTGATGAAAACATTGAGCACCGACCGTCAGGGATTCAACTCGGTTTATATGATGTTGGATTCAGGAGCCCGTGGTTCTAAAGAGCAGATTCGTCAGCTTTGCGGAATGCGTGGATTGATGGCAAAACCTCAGAAATCGGGTTCAACAGGATCTCAGATTATTGAAAACCCTATTTTGGCGAACTTTAAAGAAGGACTTTCGGTTTTGGAATACTTTATTTCAACCCACGGTGCCCGTAAAGGTTTGGCCGATACCGCCCTGAAAACTGCCGACGCTGGTTATTTGACCCGTCGTTTGGTTGACGTAGCTCAGGATGTGATTATTCAGGAAGAAGATTGCGGAACTTTGCGTGGTTTGATTGCTTCGGCGATTAAAAACAACGAAGAAGTTGTTGCTTCTTTAACTGAAAGAATTCTTGGCCGTTCAACGGTTCATGATATCTATAATCCGCTTTCAGGTGAATTAATTGTAGCTTCAGGTGAAATTATTACTGACGAAGTAGCTCATAAAATCGAAGAATCGCCAATCGAAACCGTTGAAATACGTTCTGTATTGACTTGTGAATCGAAGATCGGTGTGTGTGCTAAATGTTACGGATTAAATTTGGCCGGAAGCACAATGGTACAGCGCGGTGAAGCGGTGGGGGTTATTGCTGCCCAATCTATCGGTGAGCCGGGAACACAGCTGACACTTCGTACTTTCCACGTTGGGGGTATCGCAGGTAACATTTCAACACAGTCGATGATTGAATCGAAATACGATGGTGTTGCTGAAATTGAAGAACTACGCGTAGTTGAGCAACTCAATGATACGGGTGTAAAAACTTATATCGTAGTGAGCCGTTTGGCTGAATTGAGAATCATTGATAAAAATACAAGAATCCAACTTTCAACTCATAATATTCCTTACGGATCGAAACTGTACATCGAAAATGGACAGGAAGTGAAAAAAGGAATGATGATTTGCGAATGGGATCCATACAATGGTGTAATCATCACCGAATTCAAGGGAAAAGTTGCTTTTGAACAAGTAATTGATGGTGTTACTTATCGCGAAGAATCGGATGAGCAAACCGGTTACAAGGAAAAAGTAATTATCGAAACCCGTGATAAAACCAAAAACCCGGGCTTGAGAATTCTGGACGAAAAAGGTGATACGATTCGTACATATAACTTGCCAGTTGCTGGTCACATGGCTGTTGAAGATGGCCAGATTGTAGAAGCCGGTGCTGTTCTGGTTAAAATTCCTCGTGCTGCTGGTAAAGCTGGTGATATCACTGGTGGTTTGCCTCGTGTAACTGAGTTGTTTGAGGCCAGAAACCCATCGAACCCTGCTGTTGTTTCTGAAATCGACGGTGAAATTTCGTTAGGAAAAATCAAACGTGGTAACCGCGAAATTGTGGTGACTTCGAAAACCGGAGAAGTGAAACGTTATTTGGTACCACTTTCCCGCCAAATTCTGGTTCAGGAAAATGACTATATCCGTGCTGGAACACCACTTTCTGACGGGGCAACTACCCCTTCTGACATCTTGGCGATTAAAGGGCCAACTGCTGTTCAGGAATATATTTTGAATGAAGTTCAGGATGTGTACCGCATGCAGGGGGTAAAAATCAACGATAAACATTACGAGGTGATCATTCGCCAAATGATGCGTAAGGTTGAGATCGACGATCCGGGCGATACCCGTTTCCTTGAAAAACAGATTGTTGACAAACACGAATTTCTGCACGAAAACGACTGGATTTACAACAAGAAGGTTGTTGTTGATGCTGGTGATTCGGATAGTTTGAAACCGGGTATGATTATCACTTCACGTCGTTTGAGAGATGAAAATTCGAACCTACGCCGTCGTGATAAAAAACTGGTTGAAGCCAACGATGCTGTTCCGGCTACATCGAGCCAGATTCTCCAGGGAATTACCCGTGCTGCACTTCAAACACGCAGCTGGTTATCTGCTGCATCGTTCCAGGAAACTACAAAAGTTCTGAACGAAGCTGCAATCCACGGAAAAGTTGATTATTTGGACGGGTTGAAAGAAAACGTAATCTGCGGGCATTTGATCCCAGCCGGTACCGGATTGAAAGAATACAAGAATCTGGTAGTTGGTTCGCGCGATGAATATGACAAAATGGTTGAAGTAAAAGATTCAGATCGCTATTAA
- a CDS encoding DUF3467 domain-containing protein has protein sequence MEDQNSNQLQIELTEEVAQGIYSNLAIITHSSSEFVVDFVRVMPGIPKANVKSRVILTPEHAKRLLLALQENIQKYEAVNGSIKNVQGHNPFIPPMSFGGPAPIA, from the coding sequence ATGGAAGATCAGAACAGCAACCAATTGCAGATTGAGTTGACCGAAGAGGTTGCTCAGGGAATTTATTCCAATCTGGCTATTATCACGCACTCAAGTTCAGAATTTGTAGTTGATTTTGTGAGAGTAATGCCGGGTATTCCTAAAGCAAACGTAAAATCGAGGGTTATTTTAACTCCTGAACACGCGAAACGCCTGTTACTGGCATTGCAGGAAAACATTCAGAAATATGAAGCCGTGAACGGCTCGATCAAGAATGTACAGGGGCACAATCCTTTTATTCCGCCAATGTCTTTCGGAGGTCCTGCTCCAATAGCTTAA